The following are encoded in a window of Mycobacterium vicinigordonae genomic DNA:
- a CDS encoding nucleoside triphosphate pyrophosphohydrolase, protein MIVVLVDPRRPALVPVEAIELLCGQVQYTEEMPIAVPWSLPDAHPAYTGEEAPVLLSSDPKHPAVTARLAAGARLITAPERQRGERLVDAVAMMDKLRTAGPWESEQTHESLRRYLLEETYELLDAVHSGNVEQLRDELGDLLLQVLFHARIAEDEALLPFSIDDVAETLMRKLGNRVPGVLAGEAISLQDQLAQWEEAKASERSRKSRNSVLDDVHTGQPALALAQKVIQRVTQAGVPGEFIPSEITTITLTPDVDAENDLRAAVLDFVEMVRVAERAIAAARRGDSIAEELDMAPLGFVTEEEWRANWPRGGSVVEAGQDPPEQDPADALNGEQTAVASTGAKESRGASKKRKGRR, encoded by the coding sequence ATGATTGTCGTCCTGGTCGACCCGCGCCGCCCGGCCCTGGTACCGGTCGAGGCCATCGAACTCTTGTGCGGGCAGGTGCAGTACACCGAGGAGATGCCGATCGCCGTGCCGTGGTCGCTGCCCGACGCGCATCCCGCCTACACCGGCGAAGAAGCGCCGGTGTTGCTGTCATCGGATCCCAAGCATCCTGCGGTCACGGCGCGGCTGGCCGCCGGTGCGCGGCTGATCACGGCGCCCGAACGGCAGCGCGGCGAACGGCTCGTCGACGCGGTCGCGATGATGGACAAATTGCGGACTGCCGGGCCGTGGGAGAGCGAGCAGACGCACGAGTCGCTGCGCCGATACCTGCTGGAAGAGACCTACGAGCTGCTCGACGCGGTACACAGCGGCAACGTCGAGCAGCTTCGCGACGAACTCGGTGACTTGCTGCTGCAGGTGCTGTTTCATGCTCGCATCGCCGAGGACGAGGCGCTGCTGCCGTTCAGCATCGACGACGTCGCCGAGACGCTGATGCGCAAACTCGGCAACCGGGTGCCGGGAGTGCTTGCCGGCGAAGCGATTTCGCTGCAGGATCAGCTTGCCCAGTGGGAAGAGGCCAAGGCGTCGGAACGGTCGCGCAAGTCGCGTAACTCGGTGCTGGACGACGTTCACACGGGTCAGCCGGCATTGGCATTGGCGCAGAAGGTGATTCAGCGGGTGACGCAGGCCGGGGTGCCCGGCGAATTCATACCGAGCGAAATCACCACGATCACGCTGACGCCGGACGTCGATGCGGAAAACGATCTTCGGGCCGCGGTTTTGGATTTCGTCGAGATGGTGCGCGTTGCCGAGCGTGCGATCGCCGCGGCTCGCCGCGGCGACAGCATCGCCGAGGAACTCGACATGGCTCCGCTCGGTTTCGTCACCGAGGAGGAGTGGCGGGCTAACTGGCCGCGCGGCGGGTCGGTGGTGGAAGCTGGGCAGGACCCACCGGAGCAGGACCCCGCGGACGCCTTGAACGGCGAGCAGACGGCGGTCGCGTCGACTGGCGCCAAGGAGTCGCGCGGTGCTTCCAAGAAGCGCAAAGGCCGCCGCTGA
- a CDS encoding Ppx/GppA phosphatase family protein — MDLSRLAGIDCGTNSIRLLIADVVDGHLRDVHREMRIVRLGQGVDATGEFAPEAIARTRAALTDYASLLAIHRVERVSMVATSATRDAANRDVFFAMTAEVLGSVIAGARAEVITGAQEAELSFRGAVGELDSAQAPFVVVDLGGGSTEIVLGKAGDHSGEVAASYSADIGCVRLTERCLHTDPPTAAEVTAARNVVRERLDDALRAVPVEGARTWVGLAGTMTTLSALAHNMTAYDPVAIHLSRVPFDSLLDVCDRLLGMTRAQRAALGPMHEGRVDVIGGGAIVVQELARELRDRAGIDTLTVSEHDILDGIVLSLAG, encoded by the coding sequence GTGGATTTGAGTAGGTTGGCCGGAATCGACTGCGGTACCAACTCGATCCGCTTGTTGATCGCAGATGTTGTTGACGGACATCTGCGCGATGTCCACCGCGAGATGCGGATCGTGCGGCTGGGTCAAGGCGTGGACGCGACGGGTGAGTTCGCGCCGGAGGCGATCGCGCGCACCCGCGCGGCGCTCACCGACTACGCCTCGCTGCTGGCGATCCACCGCGTGGAGCGGGTGTCGATGGTTGCCACCTCGGCCACCCGCGATGCCGCCAACCGCGATGTGTTCTTCGCGATGACGGCCGAGGTGCTGGGCTCGGTGATCGCCGGGGCGCGAGCCGAGGTGATCACCGGCGCACAGGAGGCCGAGCTATCGTTCCGCGGCGCAGTCGGCGAATTAGACAGTGCCCAAGCGCCTTTCGTAGTGGTCGACCTGGGCGGCGGATCGACCGAGATCGTGCTCGGCAAGGCGGGTGACCACAGCGGGGAGGTCGCCGCCAGTTACTCGGCGGACATCGGCTGTGTCCGATTGACCGAACGGTGCCTGCACACCGACCCGCCGACCGCCGCAGAGGTGACCGCCGCGCGCAACGTGGTGCGGGAGCGACTCGACGACGCGCTGCGCGCGGTGCCCGTCGAAGGCGCCCGAACCTGGGTCGGGCTGGCCGGGACCATGACCACGCTGTCTGCGCTGGCGCATAACATGACCGCCTATGACCCTGTGGCCATTCATCTTTCGCGGGTTCCGTTCGATTCACTGCTGGACGTGTGTGACAGGCTGCTCGGCATGACCCGTGCGCAGCGCGCCGCGCTGGGGCCCATGCACGAGGGCCGGGTGGACGTGATCGGCGGAGGAGCGATCGTGGTGCAGGAACTGGCCCGGGAATTGCGCGACCGCGCGGGGATCGACACATTGACCGTCAGCGAGCACGACATCCTGGATGGCATCGTGCTGTCACTGGCCGGCTAG
- a CDS encoding FtsB family cell division protein has protein sequence MAAKSDPRRRSPASRPGKAGDSGRGRRSTSSSSKAAAKPVARPSSKPAQTAPDESRAATRSLQEHVVEPIKRSFTESMEQRSDQRLGFTARRAAILAAVMCVLTLTIAGPVRTYFAQRTEMEQLSASEAALRRQIAELEQRKGQLADPAYIAAQARERLGFVKPGDIPFQVQLPPGAATPQQPGTEPGGHAKNEPWYTSLWHTIADAPHLPPGANQPPEPAPVPPGSPTPTTPGG, from the coding sequence TTGGCCGCCAAGTCCGATCCGAGACGTCGTTCCCCGGCTTCGCGCCCGGGGAAGGCCGGCGATTCGGGACGCGGCCGGCGCTCGACGAGTTCCTCCTCCAAGGCCGCGGCCAAGCCGGTCGCGCGGCCGTCGTCCAAGCCCGCGCAGACCGCGCCGGACGAGAGCCGCGCCGCGACGCGGTCGCTGCAGGAGCATGTCGTCGAGCCCATCAAGCGGTCGTTCACCGAGTCGATGGAGCAGCGCTCGGATCAGCGGCTGGGCTTCACGGCGCGCCGCGCGGCGATCCTGGCCGCAGTGATGTGCGTGTTGACCCTGACCATCGCTGGCCCGGTGCGCACCTACTTCGCGCAGCGCACCGAGATGGAACAGCTGTCGGCGTCCGAGGCCGCGCTGCGCCGTCAGATCGCCGAATTGGAGCAGCGCAAGGGCCAGTTGGCCGATCCGGCGTACATCGCGGCGCAGGCGCGTGAGCGTCTAGGGTTCGTCAAGCCCGGTGACATCCCGTTTCAGGTGCAGCTGCCGCCCGGTGCGGCGACGCCTCAGCAGCCGGGTACCGAGCCGGGCGGTCACGCCAAGAACGAGCCGTGGTACACGTCGCTGTGGCACACCATCGCCGACGCGCCGCACCTGCCGCCCGGGGCCAACCAGCCGCCGGAGCCTGCTCCAGTGCCGCCCGGCTCACCGACCCCGACGACGCCCGGTGGTTGA
- the eno gene encoding phosphopyruvate hydratase — translation MPIIEQVGAREILDSRGNPTVEVEVALIDGTFARAAVPSGASTGEHEAVELRDGGDRYGGKGVKKAVQAVLDEIGPAVIGLNADDQRLVDQALVDLDGTPDKSRLGANAILGISLAVAKAAADSAALPLFRYLGGPNAHILPVPMMNIVNGGAHADTGVDVQEFMVAPIGAPSFSEALRWGAEVYHSLKSVLKKEGLSTGLGDEGGFAPDVSGTTAALDLISRAIESAGFQLGVDVALALDVAATEFHTEGTGYSFEGSTRTAEQMTQFYAGLLGSYPLVSIEDPLSEDDWDGWAALTAGIGDRVQIVGDDLFVTNPERLEEGIERGVANALLVKVNQIGTLTETLDAVALAHHSGYRTMMSHRSGETEDTTIADLAVAVGSGQIKTGAPARSERVAKYNQLLRIEEALGDAARYAGDLAFPRFALDSK, via the coding sequence GTGCCGATTATCGAGCAGGTCGGAGCGCGTGAGATTCTCGACTCCCGCGGCAACCCGACCGTGGAGGTCGAAGTCGCGCTGATCGACGGGACCTTCGCCCGGGCTGCGGTGCCTTCGGGTGCATCTACCGGTGAGCACGAGGCAGTCGAACTGCGTGACGGCGGCGACCGCTACGGCGGCAAAGGGGTGAAGAAGGCCGTCCAGGCCGTGCTGGACGAGATCGGCCCGGCGGTGATCGGTCTCAACGCCGACGACCAGCGGCTGGTCGACCAGGCGCTGGTGGACCTCGACGGCACGCCGGACAAGTCCCGGCTAGGCGCCAACGCCATCCTCGGCATCTCGCTGGCGGTGGCCAAGGCGGCCGCCGACAGCGCGGCTTTGCCCCTGTTCCGCTACCTCGGTGGCCCCAATGCGCACATCCTGCCGGTGCCGATGATGAACATCGTCAACGGCGGCGCGCACGCCGACACCGGCGTCGATGTCCAGGAGTTCATGGTGGCGCCGATCGGTGCGCCGAGCTTCAGCGAGGCGCTGCGCTGGGGTGCGGAGGTCTATCACTCGCTGAAGTCGGTCCTGAAGAAAGAGGGGCTGTCCACCGGATTGGGCGACGAGGGCGGCTTCGCTCCCGACGTCTCCGGGACGACGGCCGCCCTGGACCTGATCAGCAGGGCCATCGAGTCCGCCGGCTTCCAGCTCGGCGTCGACGTCGCACTGGCCTTGGACGTGGCGGCCACCGAATTCCACACTGAAGGCACTGGCTACAGCTTCGAGGGATCGACCCGCACCGCCGAGCAGATGACCCAGTTCTACGCCGGACTGCTCGGGTCCTATCCGCTGGTGTCCATCGAAGACCCGCTCTCCGAGGACGATTGGGACGGCTGGGCCGCCCTGACGGCCGGCATCGGTGACCGGGTGCAGATTGTCGGCGACGACCTCTTCGTCACAAATCCGGAACGCCTCGAGGAAGGCATCGAGCGCGGAGTAGCAAATGCGTTGCTGGTCAAGGTGAATCAGATCGGCACCCTGACCGAGACCCTCGACGCGGTGGCGCTGGCGCACCACAGCGGGTACCGCACGATGATGAGCCACCGCAGCGGCGAGACGGAGGACACCACTATCGCCGATCTGGCGGTGGCCGTCGGCAGCGGTCAGATCAAGACGGGTGCGCCGGCACGCAGCGAGCGGGTGGCCAAGTACAACCAGCTGCTGCGTATCGAGGAGGCGCTGGGCGACGCCGCTCGCTACGCGGGTGATCTGGCGTTTCCGCGTTTCGCGTTGGACTCGAAGTAA
- a CDS encoding lytic transglycosylase domain-containing protein yields the protein MSPRRWLRAVAVIGATAMLLASSCTWQLSLFIPEGVPPPAGDPVPPVDTHAPGRPADQLREWAQLRAPALEMPVTALEAYAYAARVAEVENPKCHIAWTTLAGIGQVESHNGTYRGATIAPNGDVTPPIRGVRLDGTGGNLRIVDDADAATSSGASDDDGVQRAMGPMQFIAETWRLYGVSAKEHATPNVDNIDDAALSAAGYLCWRGKDLGTPRGWITALRAYNNSTVYARAVRDWATAYAAGHPL from the coding sequence GTGTCGCCGAGACGTTGGTTGCGCGCGGTCGCCGTGATAGGGGCGACCGCGATGCTGTTGGCGTCGAGTTGTACCTGGCAACTGAGCCTGTTCATCCCCGAGGGCGTTCCGCCGCCGGCGGGGGATCCGGTGCCGCCGGTGGACACCCACGCGCCCGGCAGACCGGCCGACCAGTTGCGGGAGTGGGCGCAGCTACGGGCACCCGCCTTGGAGATGCCCGTCACCGCTCTGGAGGCTTACGCCTATGCCGCCCGCGTAGCCGAGGTGGAGAATCCGAAGTGCCATATCGCCTGGACAACGCTGGCGGGCATCGGACAGGTGGAGAGCCACAACGGCACCTATCGGGGTGCCACAATCGCGCCCAACGGCGATGTCACGCCCCCGATTCGGGGTGTTCGCCTGGACGGCACTGGGGGCAACCTGCGGATTGTGGACGACGCCGACGCGGCCACGTCGAGCGGCGCGTCTGACGACGACGGGGTGCAGCGCGCCATGGGGCCCATGCAGTTCATCGCCGAAACCTGGCGGCTGTACGGGGTTTCGGCGAAAGAACACGCCACCCCCAACGTCGACAACATCGACGACGCCGCGCTGTCGGCCGCGGGTTACTTGTGCTGGCGCGGAAAAGATCTCGGGACGCCGCGGGGGTGGATCACCGCGCTGCGGGCCTACAACAACTCCACTGTCTATGCGCGGGCGGTCCGGGACTGGGCGACCGCCTATGCCGCCGGCCATCCGCTGTAG
- a CDS encoding response regulator: MTTRVLVIDDEPHILRALRINLSVRGYEVVTASTGAGALRAAAEHPPDVVILDLGLPDISGIEVLGGLRGWLNAPVIVLSARTDASDKVEVLDAGADDYVTKPFGMDEFLARLRAAVRRSAAASEVEQPVVETDSFTVDLAAKKVTKNGAEVHLTPTEWGMLDVLVRNRGKLVGREELLKEVWGPAYATETHYLRVYLAQLRRKLEDDPSHPKHLLTESGMGYRFEA; the protein is encoded by the coding sequence ATGACAACTCGCGTCTTGGTTATCGACGACGAACCGCACATCCTGCGTGCCCTGCGGATCAACCTCTCGGTGCGCGGTTACGAGGTGGTCACCGCCTCGACCGGCGCCGGTGCGCTGCGCGCCGCCGCCGAGCATCCGCCCGACGTGGTGATCCTGGACCTCGGGCTGCCCGACATCTCGGGCATCGAAGTGCTCGGCGGGTTGCGCGGCTGGCTCAACGCACCCGTCATCGTGTTGTCGGCGCGCACCGACGCGTCGGACAAGGTGGAGGTGCTGGACGCCGGAGCCGACGACTACGTGACCAAACCCTTTGGGATGGACGAATTCCTGGCCCGGCTACGGGCCGCGGTGCGCCGCAGCGCCGCCGCATCGGAGGTAGAGCAGCCCGTCGTCGAAACCGACTCATTCACGGTTGACCTGGCCGCCAAGAAGGTGACCAAGAACGGCGCCGAGGTGCACCTGACGCCCACCGAATGGGGCATGCTCGACGTGCTGGTGCGCAACCGCGGCAAGCTGGTAGGCCGCGAGGAGCTGCTCAAAGAGGTGTGGGGACCGGCGTACGCCACCGAAACTCATTACCTGCGTGTGTATCTCGCGCAACTGCGGCGCAAGCTGGAGGACGACCCCTCGCACCCGAAGCACCTGCTGACCGAATCCGGCATGGGCTACCGGTTCGAGGCGTGA
- a CDS encoding DUF501 domain-containing protein has protein sequence MVERDDLDAVARQLGREPRGVLEIAFRCRDDSPGVVKTAPKLPDGTPFPTLYYLTHPVLTAAASRLETTGLMRDMTERLHHDADLATAYQRAHESYLSERDAIEPLGTTFSGGGMPDRVKCLHVLIAHSLAKGQGVNPFGDEALALLAAEPAIANLVGEQWI, from the coding sequence GTGGTTGAGCGCGACGATCTGGACGCGGTGGCCCGTCAACTCGGCCGTGAGCCTCGCGGGGTGCTGGAGATCGCCTTCCGATGCCGCGACGATTCACCCGGAGTGGTGAAGACCGCCCCGAAACTACCTGACGGAACACCGTTTCCGACGTTGTACTACCTGACCCATCCGGTGCTGACGGCGGCGGCGAGCAGACTGGAGACCACCGGGCTGATGCGCGACATGACCGAACGACTGCACCACGACGCCGATCTGGCCACCGCATACCAGCGGGCCCACGAGTCGTATCTGTCCGAGCGGGACGCGATCGAGCCGCTCGGCACTACATTTTCCGGCGGCGGCATGCCGGATCGGGTCAAATGCCTGCACGTATTGATCGCGCACTCGCTGGCCAAAGGACAGGGTGTCAACCCGTTCGGGGACGAGGCGCTGGCGCTGTTGGCTGCGGAGCCGGCCATCGCGAACTTAGTTGGGGAGCAGTGGATTTGA
- the mfd gene encoding transcription-repair coupling factor, with protein sequence MTAPGAASPDTPIAGLVELALTAPTFQQLIERASDRPIELPLVGPASARLFVASALAELGPLLVVTATGREADDLTAELRGVFGDAVAVFPSWETLPHERLSPGIDTVGSRMMLLRRLAHPDDARLGPPLRVVVTAVRSLLQPMAPQLGWQEPLTLTVGDEIPFEDVAQRLVELAYTRVDMVGRRGEFAVRGGILDIFAPTAEHPVRVEFWGDEITEMRMFSVADQRSIPEIEVRTLIAVACRELLLTPDVKERAGILAKEHPATENTVTGSIIDMLAKLAEGIPVDGMEALLPVLRPDDHALLTDQLADGTPVLVCDPEKVRTRAADLIKTGREFLEASWSVAALGTDAPVDVEQLGGSGFAELDEVRAAAVSADHPWWTLSQLSDESAVELDIRSAPSARGHQHDIDGIFAMLRAHVATGGYAAMVAPGTGTAHRMVERLAESDIAASMLESGVTPKPGVVGVLKGPLHEGVVIEGANLVVITEADLTGSRATAVEGKRLAAKRRNTVDPLALNAGDLVVHDQHGIGRFVEMVERTVGGARREYLVLEYASAKRGGGSDKLYVPMDSLDQLSRYVGGHAPALSRLGGSDWTNTKTKARKAVREIAGELVALYAKRQASPGHAFAPDTPWQAEMEDAFGFTETVDQLTAITEVKSDMEKPIPMDRVICGDVGYGKTEIAVRAAFKAVQDGKQVAVLVPTTLLADQHLQTFTDRMAGFPVTVKGLSRFTDPAESRAVIDGLADGSVDVVIGTHRLLQTGVRWKDLGLVVVDEEQRFGVEHKEHIKALRSHVDVLTMSATPIPRTLEMSLAGIREMSTILTPPEERYPVLTYVGPHDDKQIAAALRRELLRDGQAFFVHNRVSSIDSAAARLRELVPEARVVVAHGQMPEELLERTVQGFWNREYDILVCTTIIETGLDISNANTLIVERADTFGLSQLHQLRGRVGRSRERGYAYFLYPPNAPLTETAYDRLATIAQNNELGAGMAVALKDLEIRGAGNVLGVEQSGHVAGVGFDLYVRLVGEAVEAYKAAADGQTVTTAEEPKDVRIDLPVDAHLPPDYIASDRLRLEAYRRLASAQDDAAVESVVEELKDRYGPLPEPAERLVAVARLRLLCRASGITEVSAVSAATVRLSPLTLPDSAQVRLARMYPGGRYRPTTSTVQVPIPRAGGIGAGHIRDVELVQMVADLVTALAGKPQRDVGPSGPASKERQG encoded by the coding sequence ATGACCGCACCGGGGGCTGCTAGCCCAGACACCCCGATCGCGGGGCTCGTCGAATTGGCGCTGACCGCACCGACATTCCAACAGCTCATCGAGCGTGCCTCCGATCGCCCTATTGAACTGCCGCTGGTTGGCCCGGCCAGCGCGCGCCTTTTCGTTGCCAGCGCACTGGCCGAGCTTGGACCGCTGCTGGTAGTCACCGCCACCGGCCGGGAAGCCGACGACCTGACCGCGGAGTTGCGTGGGGTGTTCGGTGACGCGGTGGCCGTCTTCCCGTCCTGGGAGACGCTGCCGCATGAACGGCTCTCGCCCGGCATCGACACGGTCGGCAGCCGGATGATGCTGCTGCGACGGCTGGCTCACCCCGATGACGCGCGGCTGGGTCCGCCGTTGCGGGTGGTGGTGACCGCCGTCCGATCGCTGCTGCAACCGATGGCGCCGCAGCTGGGTTGGCAGGAACCGCTGACGCTGACCGTTGGCGACGAGATCCCGTTCGAGGACGTCGCCCAGCGGCTGGTCGAGTTGGCCTACACCCGGGTGGACATGGTGGGCCGCCGCGGTGAATTCGCCGTACGCGGCGGAATCTTGGATATCTTCGCGCCTACCGCCGAGCACCCGGTGCGCGTCGAGTTCTGGGGTGACGAGATCACCGAGATGCGGATGTTCTCGGTCGCCGACCAGCGCTCGATTCCCGAGATCGAAGTCCGGACGCTGATCGCGGTGGCCTGCCGGGAACTGCTGCTCACTCCCGATGTGAAAGAGCGTGCGGGCATATTGGCCAAGGAACATCCGGCCACCGAGAACACTGTCACCGGCAGCATCATCGACATGCTGGCCAAGCTGGCTGAGGGCATCCCGGTGGACGGCATGGAAGCGCTATTGCCGGTATTGCGGCCGGACGACCACGCGCTGCTCACCGATCAGCTTGCCGACGGCACCCCGGTGCTGGTGTGTGACCCGGAGAAAGTGCGCACCCGCGCGGCCGACCTGATCAAGACCGGTCGGGAGTTCCTGGAGGCGTCGTGGTCGGTGGCGGCTCTGGGGACGGACGCGCCCGTCGACGTCGAACAGCTCGGTGGCTCCGGGTTCGCCGAGCTGGATGAGGTCCGGGCCGCCGCCGTCAGCGCGGACCATCCGTGGTGGACGCTGAGCCAGTTGTCCGACGAGTCGGCTGTGGAGCTAGACATCCGGTCGGCGCCCTCGGCGCGCGGGCACCAGCACGACATCGACGGTATTTTCGCCATGCTGCGTGCACACGTCGCGACCGGCGGTTACGCGGCGATGGTCGCGCCCGGCACCGGAACCGCCCACCGCATGGTGGAGCGACTGGCCGAATCCGACATCGCCGCAAGCATGCTGGAGTCGGGCGTCACCCCCAAACCCGGGGTGGTCGGCGTGCTCAAGGGTCCGCTGCACGAAGGTGTTGTCATTGAGGGCGCCAACCTGGTCGTCATCACCGAGGCCGATCTCACCGGCAGCCGGGCCACGGCTGTGGAGGGCAAGCGGCTGGCCGCCAAACGGCGAAACACCGTCGACCCGCTGGCGCTGAACGCCGGCGACCTGGTGGTGCACGACCAGCACGGCATCGGCCGATTCGTCGAGATGGTGGAACGTACCGTCGGCGGCGCACGGCGCGAATACCTGGTTTTGGAGTACGCATCCGCCAAGCGGGGCGGCGGATCAGACAAGCTGTACGTGCCAATGGACTCGCTGGATCAATTGTCGCGCTACGTCGGCGGCCACGCTCCGGCGTTGAGCAGGCTGGGCGGCAGCGACTGGACCAACACCAAAACCAAAGCGCGCAAAGCCGTGCGCGAGATCGCCGGCGAACTGGTCGCGCTGTACGCCAAGCGGCAAGCTAGCCCCGGGCACGCGTTCGCCCCGGACACGCCCTGGCAGGCCGAGATGGAGGACGCGTTCGGTTTTACCGAAACTGTCGACCAGCTCACCGCGATCACCGAGGTCAAGTCGGATATGGAGAAGCCGATCCCGATGGACCGGGTGATCTGCGGCGACGTCGGCTACGGCAAGACCGAGATCGCGGTGCGGGCGGCGTTCAAGGCGGTGCAGGACGGCAAGCAGGTCGCGGTGCTGGTGCCCACCACTCTGCTGGCCGACCAGCATCTGCAGACCTTCACCGACCGGATGGCCGGATTCCCGGTGACCGTGAAAGGTCTCTCCCGGTTCACCGATCCGGCCGAGTCCCGCGCGGTAATCGACGGCCTGGCCGACGGCTCGGTGGACGTGGTGATCGGGACGCACCGGCTGCTGCAGACCGGGGTCCGCTGGAAGGATCTCGGACTGGTCGTGGTCGACGAGGAGCAGCGGTTCGGCGTCGAGCACAAGGAGCACATCAAGGCGTTGCGCAGCCACGTCGACGTGCTGACCATGAGCGCTACCCCGATCCCGCGCACGCTGGAGATGAGCCTGGCCGGGATACGCGAGATGTCGACGATCCTGACCCCGCCCGAGGAGCGCTACCCGGTGCTGACCTACGTCGGCCCGCACGACGACAAGCAGATCGCGGCCGCGCTGCGGCGCGAGCTGCTGCGCGACGGGCAGGCGTTCTTCGTGCACAACCGGGTCAGCTCCATCGACTCCGCCGCCGCCCGGCTGCGCGAGCTGGTGCCCGAGGCTCGGGTGGTAGTCGCGCACGGGCAAATGCCGGAGGAACTGCTGGAACGCACCGTGCAGGGCTTCTGGAACCGGGAGTACGACATCCTGGTATGCACCACGATCATCGAGACCGGCCTGGACATCTCCAACGCCAACACGCTGATTGTCGAGCGCGCCGACACCTTCGGCCTATCGCAGCTGCACCAGCTGCGCGGCCGGGTCGGTCGCAGTCGGGAACGCGGCTACGCCTACTTCCTGTATCCGCCGAACGCGCCGCTGACCGAGACCGCTTACGACCGATTGGCGACGATCGCGCAGAACAACGAGCTGGGTGCGGGCATGGCCGTAGCGCTGAAGGACTTGGAGATCCGCGGCGCCGGCAATGTGCTGGGGGTCGAGCAGTCCGGGCATGTCGCCGGCGTGGGCTTCGACCTGTATGTGCGGTTGGTCGGCGAGGCGGTGGAGGCGTACAAGGCTGCGGCCGATGGACAGACTGTCACCACGGCGGAGGAGCCCAAGGACGTGCGGATTGACCTGCCGGTCGATGCGCACCTGCCACCGGACTACATCGCCAGTGACCGGCTCCGGCTGGAGGCCTATCGGCGGCTGGCCTCAGCTCAGGACGACGCCGCCGTCGAGTCGGTGGTGGAGGAGCTCAAAGACCGGTATGGGCCGTTGCCGGAACCCGCCGAACGGCTGGTCGCGGTCGCCCGGCTCCGGTTGCTTTGCCGGGCGTCCGGAATCACCGAGGTCAGCGCCGTGTCGGCGGCGACGGTGCGGCTCTCGCCGCTGACCCTGCCGGATTCCGCGCAGGTGCGTCTGGCGCGGATGTACCCGGGTGGGCGGTACCGCCCCACCACGTCTACGGTGCAGGTTCCGATTCCGCGGGCGGGCGGTATTGGCGCAGGACACATCCGTGATGTCGAATTGGTCCAGATGGTGGCTGACTTGGTAACCGCGTTGGCGGGCAAACCGCAGCGAGATGTCGGCCCCTCGGGCCCGGCGAGTAAGGAGCGACAAGGCTGA